TGCACACTCTCCTGACCATCAGGCGTAACTATGCGTAAAATATATGTACCACTGGATAAACTTGGTAACTTTACTTTGATTACCTGCATACCCCTGCTTATATTTACCCTTCTGGCTACCATTTCTCTACCTAACATATCCACTACCTGCAAACTTAACTCCCCTTCCACACTTGAAAACAAAGTAAAATTGAGTTCATCTTTCATCAGCGTAGGCACAGAACCTATAAAGGTTAAATGACTACGCCTAAGCGTCTTTATCTCACTGTACCGATGCTGCCCATCTTTACCCACAGACTTGATGCGATAGTAAAACTCATTAGCACTCCATAGATCTTCGGGAATGTGGTCTACAAATTCGTAGGTAGTAGTAGCGGAATTGTGAGGCACTACTGTAACTTCTTGCCATATATCTTGTACTTTACGTTCTACTACGAATTGATTAGTAGCTGCATCTCCCTGCACTTGCCAAGAAAGTAAGGCTTGCGTTTGTTCTGAATTGTGCCATTCAGTATAGAAAGAGAGAATATTGTGAGGTAAAAGCGCGCATGTACAAGGCGCATGAAGAAATTTAAGTATAAAACCATCATCAGATCCATTGAAAGTGTTATCAAAATATGCTCCACCCCCTGGATTGACTAGAGAATAAGAGTAGGTAGTGGAATTAGATACAACAGTCCATTCACCGCTAACAAATAAATTATTATTTACATCCACAGCAATAGGATTACGAAAATCATTTCCATCTCCTCCTATGTAAGTACACCAAAGTAAGATACCTTCGGTGTTAAAAAGGGAAATTACAAAATCACCAGACCCTCCGTTAGAACTATCGTAATACTGCCCATCACAAGAGTTTAACAAGTGGGGAAAAGCGGAAGCATTTGTGGTAAAAATTATATACACATTTCCACAGTTATCAATTGCAATATTGTCATACTCAAACATAGTTTCACCATCGTTTCCTCCATAGTATGTAGCCCATTGGCGAACACCAGCGTTATCAAATTTCAAAATGAAAACATCTGCAATTCCTGATCCCCCTGCTTTTGTTCCTTGATAGTACGCGCCGCTTCCAGGATTATAAACAGGAAAATTAGTTGACAGAGTGATCCCAGTCACAAGCAGGTTTCCTGTATTATCTACAGCCAAAGAATAACCTATATCATCTTGGCTTCCTCCATAGTACGTAGCCCATTGGCGAATACCAAGATTAGAAAACTTTAAAATGAAAACATCATACCATCCTCCGTTTGATGCTTGAAAAAATACACTGCCACCAGGATTATGAACAGGAAAGTTAGTTGACTCTGTATATCCCGTTACAAACACATTCCCTGTGCCATCTAC
The nucleotide sequence above comes from Bacteroidia bacterium. Encoded proteins:
- a CDS encoding SBBP repeat-containing protein; translation: IKIYWERVDIELRGANIRKENIVREGAGITDFNFFYPHCADGIYGVKEYERITIKEVYPNIDWVWRKDSNKGYKHEFVVRSGGDYRQIEMVYLSKQPIKINGSGEIEVYTLYGNLKEAKPVSFYGGNEMSTGFKLRSQKRVNVYGDSGYESVITFEVLGVSSTSDILVIDPQLVWGTFYGGSNVDGPMGIDTDATGNVFVTGYSFSTDFPVQNPGGGAYYQGTKVGDQDAFILKFTNTGVRQWATYYGGSSYDHAVYVAADGTGNVFVTGYTLSANLPVQNPGSGAYYQAISGGGYDAFILKFTNTGVRQWATYYGGSTFDYGYSLDTDGTGNVFVTGYTGSTNFPVQNPGGGAYYQGTRSGTQDAFVLKFTNTGVRQWATYYGGSNNEVGYSVAVDGTGNVFVTGYTESTNFPVHNPGGSVFFQASNGGWYDVFILKFSNLGIRQWATYYGGSQDDIGYSLAVDNTGNLLVTGITLSTNFPVYNPGSGAYYQGTKAGGSGIADVFILKFDNAGVRQWATYYGGNDGETMFEYDNIAIDNCGNVYIIFTTNASAFPHLLNSCDGQYYDSSNGGSGDFVISLFNTEGILLWCTYIGGDGNDFRNPIAVDVNNNLFVSGEWTVVSNSTTYSYSLVNPGGGAYFDNTFNGSDDGFILKFLHAPCTCALLPHNILSFYTEWHNSEQTQALLSWQVQGDAATNQFVVERKVQDIWQEVTVVPHNSATTTYEFVDHIPEDLWSANEFYYRIKSVGKDGQHRYSEIKTLRRSHLTFIGSVPTLMKDELNFTLFSSVEGELSLQVVDMLGREMVARRVNISRGMQVIKVKLPSLSSGTYILRIVTPDGQESVQKQFVVH